From Thalassoglobus sp. JC818, the proteins below share one genomic window:
- a CDS encoding FHA domain-containing protein, translated as MPVQLHVAAGDHTHWLVDLVEGQKLVIGRSPDVDLSFEADSQMSGRHLQISCSGETALIEDLGSTNGTFVRDNLVTSSTLANGDTFRCGITEFVIKTVTNDAAEASAPAAQTVVPAAAGGGAAAAAPPKSAAPVFVGVSLQVEGFIEETAPQILERFQLADAFPIAPNPDETPESFATRLVETEEANHCVTFMAYALPKRAAVWWLTKCIEEVESIHGEEDQKLLEHVQKWVLDPSDELRRHGMQQAELLEMSTPASWAAVGAFWSGGSMGPVDTPVVEPKDELFGKAISGGTILASVFQKPEMAFEKQKYFTELGLKIASGEMSL; from the coding sequence ATGCCCGTTCAGCTCCATGTTGCCGCGGGGGATCACACTCACTGGCTTGTCGATCTGGTTGAGGGCCAAAAACTTGTGATTGGTCGGAGCCCTGACGTGGATCTCTCCTTCGAAGCCGATTCACAAATGTCGGGCAGACATCTCCAGATTTCCTGTTCAGGTGAAACGGCACTGATCGAAGACTTGGGAAGCACGAACGGAACATTCGTCCGTGACAACCTCGTGACTTCTTCAACGCTGGCAAACGGTGATACGTTTCGCTGCGGGATCACAGAGTTCGTCATCAAAACAGTTACCAACGATGCAGCTGAAGCTTCCGCCCCAGCTGCGCAAACCGTCGTCCCCGCAGCAGCCGGTGGAGGCGCCGCAGCTGCTGCCCCGCCAAAGTCGGCCGCTCCGGTTTTCGTGGGTGTGTCGCTGCAGGTTGAGGGTTTCATCGAAGAGACCGCACCGCAAATTCTGGAACGGTTTCAGCTCGCCGATGCTTTTCCTATCGCACCAAATCCCGATGAAACTCCCGAGAGCTTTGCAACCCGACTTGTTGAAACTGAAGAAGCCAATCACTGCGTCACTTTCATGGCTTACGCTCTGCCGAAGCGAGCAGCCGTCTGGTGGCTGACGAAGTGCATTGAAGAAGTCGAAAGCATTCATGGTGAAGAAGATCAGAAGCTTCTCGAACACGTTCAAAAATGGGTCCTCGATCCGAGCGATGAACTCCGCCGTCACGGAATGCAGCAGGCAGAACTTCTCGAAATGTCCACACCTGCCAGTTGGGCTGCGGTGGGAGCGTTCTGGTCAGGAGGAAGTATGGGGCCAGTCGACACTCCGGTTGTCGAACCGAAGGACGAGCTCTTTGGAAAAGCAATCTCTGGCGGGACAATTCTGGCTTCTGTCTTTCAAAAACCGGAGATGGCGTTCGAGAAACAGAAGTACTTCACAGAGCTTGGATTGAAAATCGCATCCGGCGAGATGAGCCTGTAA
- a CDS encoding DotU family type IV/VI secretion system protein — protein MAETLITLTQPFFLKSLNLISDRSHDSARDLSRLQKELSAELQALEHKVNSGQARVSPEDWQLAKRGLIYWVDEILVQHIDDWEDFVLEHVFYDERNRAWKFYLQGENSLVTGSPDVAELYYLAVVLGFVGDIQGAFQEKNTDMPGHKTDPDEARKFWAQQLQSRLHQHASPELQGSKLEGHIDPLPGSSGLTTASAIFCVMLLCMLVLLSWYLLDQ, from the coding sequence ATGGCAGAAACTCTGATTACTTTGACTCAACCGTTCTTTCTAAAGTCACTCAATCTCATTAGTGATCGCAGCCACGACTCGGCTCGTGATTTGTCGCGCCTCCAGAAAGAGCTGTCTGCCGAATTGCAGGCGCTCGAGCACAAAGTCAATTCAGGACAAGCCCGGGTCTCCCCGGAAGACTGGCAGTTGGCGAAACGTGGACTCATCTACTGGGTCGACGAAATTCTCGTTCAACACATCGACGACTGGGAAGACTTCGTTCTTGAACACGTCTTCTACGACGAACGAAACCGTGCATGGAAATTCTACCTGCAAGGCGAGAACAGCCTCGTCACAGGATCTCCAGACGTAGCAGAGCTCTATTATCTGGCCGTTGTGCTTGGCTTCGTCGGTGACATTCAGGGAGCTTTTCAGGAAAAGAACACCGACATGCCCGGACACAAGACTGATCCGGATGAAGCCAGAAAGTTCTGGGCGCAGCAACTCCAATCACGATTGCATCAACACGCGTCACCGGAACTTCAAGGAAGCAAGCTGGAAGGTCACATCGATCCCTTGCCCGGCAGCAGCGGATTGACAACAGCGAGTGCAATTTTCTGTGTGATGCTTCTCTGCATGCTCGTTCTACTCTCGTGGTATCTGCTAGACCAGTAG
- the tssI gene encoding type VI secretion system tip protein TssI/VgrG — translation MIELKQDDRPLQMTSPFGSDAVAESFSGEEMVNGLFHFDIEVLSRKDDLDPAAVLLKPIDIKVRTADDDWRFFNGIVKSFRYSGGDDRVHYYHMEIVPWFWQLTKSMNCKVHESAGGKSVKEIVSGVFDESGFTDYEWNLRGTPPNRDYCLQYRETDFEFVSRLLAEEGIFYFFTHEEGKHTLHLVDSAADCSDCPESEVRLNFLLSTTDSLDHLASWQHIREVTTSEFKLTDYDFEDPQATENFLTEEQTVVETMSSAGSTVYDHSSSSAAVKPNSALLKTRVQNRIEAEEADHETLFSSSDRRTFYAGGKFTVTEHFAKAEAGTNWLLLNVQHRAHSGGYLAGAGAISGVYSNTFRAIPSDKNPRPRYARTKPMIHGIQSAVVVGPSGDEIHTDEYGRVRIQFHWDLEGGKDESSSCWVRTVTPWAGTNWGMIAIPRIGQEVVVNFLNGDIDSPVVMGMLYNKDNMPPYALDDNKTQSGIKTHSTVGGGDDNFNELRFEDKINEEEVYLHAERDFNCVIENNETREVGYEKSEEGNQEVKIYNNQELTVGVGNSNGGSQTIKIGKDRTVTLNTGDDSLTISQGNQKTKVSLGKIETEAMQSIELKVGSNSIKIDQTGITLKGVMVKIKGDAMVEASAPMTNVKADGILVVKGGMTMIN, via the coding sequence ATGATCGAGTTGAAACAAGATGATCGACCGCTGCAGATGACGAGCCCATTCGGAAGCGATGCCGTCGCTGAGTCTTTTAGTGGCGAAGAAATGGTGAACGGGCTGTTCCATTTCGATATCGAAGTCCTCTCCAGGAAGGATGACCTCGATCCAGCTGCCGTCCTCTTGAAACCGATCGACATCAAAGTTCGGACGGCTGACGATGATTGGCGGTTCTTTAACGGAATCGTCAAGTCGTTCCGATACAGCGGCGGAGACGACCGTGTCCATTACTATCACATGGAAATCGTCCCCTGGTTCTGGCAATTGACGAAGTCGATGAACTGCAAAGTTCATGAATCGGCCGGTGGAAAATCGGTCAAGGAGATCGTTTCGGGTGTCTTCGACGAAAGCGGCTTTACTGACTATGAATGGAACTTGAGAGGTACTCCACCCAATCGCGACTACTGCCTTCAGTACCGCGAGACCGATTTCGAGTTCGTCAGCCGTCTGTTGGCTGAGGAAGGAATCTTCTACTTCTTCACACATGAAGAGGGAAAACACACGCTCCACCTGGTCGACAGTGCTGCTGACTGCAGCGACTGCCCAGAGAGCGAAGTAAGACTGAACTTTCTGCTTTCAACCACAGATTCCCTCGATCATCTCGCCAGTTGGCAGCATATCCGCGAGGTAACGACCTCTGAATTCAAGCTGACGGATTATGACTTCGAAGATCCACAAGCCACGGAAAACTTTCTGACCGAGGAACAGACCGTTGTCGAAACGATGAGCTCAGCCGGCTCAACTGTTTACGATCATTCTTCATCCTCAGCAGCTGTCAAACCGAACTCCGCTTTGCTCAAGACTCGCGTTCAAAATCGAATCGAAGCTGAAGAAGCTGACCACGAGACACTCTTCAGTTCCAGCGATCGCAGAACGTTCTATGCAGGAGGGAAGTTCACAGTCACCGAACACTTCGCCAAAGCTGAGGCCGGTACGAATTGGCTGTTGCTGAATGTTCAACACCGTGCTCACAGCGGCGGATACCTCGCCGGAGCTGGCGCGATCTCAGGTGTCTACTCAAACACGTTTCGTGCGATTCCCAGCGACAAAAATCCGCGGCCCCGCTACGCTCGCACCAAACCGATGATTCATGGGATTCAGTCAGCAGTCGTCGTCGGCCCTAGCGGTGACGAAATTCATACCGACGAATACGGTAGAGTCCGAATCCAGTTCCACTGGGACCTTGAAGGTGGAAAAGACGAATCGAGTTCGTGCTGGGTTCGAACGGTGACTCCGTGGGCGGGCACGAACTGGGGAATGATCGCGATTCCACGTATTGGACAGGAAGTCGTCGTAAACTTTCTGAATGGCGACATCGACAGTCCGGTCGTGATGGGCATGCTCTACAACAAGGACAACATGCCTCCGTACGCCTTGGATGACAACAAGACTCAGTCCGGAATTAAGACTCACAGTACCGTCGGCGGCGGGGACGACAATTTCAATGAACTTCGTTTCGAGGATAAGATCAACGAGGAAGAGGTTTACCTTCACGCGGAACGCGACTTCAATTGCGTGATCGAGAACAACGAAACTCGAGAAGTCGGCTACGAAAAGTCCGAAGAAGGAAACCAGGAAGTAAAAATCTACAACAATCAAGAGCTGACAGTCGGGGTTGGCAACTCCAACGGTGGAAGTCAAACGATCAAGATTGGCAAAGACCGTACGGTAACGCTCAACACCGGTGACGACTCACTCACGATTTCTCAGGGAAATCAGAAAACTAAGGTCTCACTCGGGAAGATTGAAACCGAAGCCATGCAATCGATCGAGCTGAAAGTCGGCTCGAACAGCATCAAGATTGACCAAACAGGCATTACACTCAAAGGAGTGATGGTCAAAATCAAAGGCGATGCCATGGTCGAGGCGAGTGCCCCAATGACAAATGTGAAAGCTGACGGAATCCTGGTCGTCAAAGGCGGAATGACCATGATTAACTAG
- a CDS encoding HlyD family efflux transporter periplasmic adaptor subunit — MADVLESSFEEHAQLRDQRRSLIPIIANNVSQRLNTSIIGLWQVEGQRCVRLWPVESTPESQRLEAEISQIQPGTAVQAVLQNASKASDCKIVCAASPLAGAMSVVVALDSKGRVINEASALQLSDLLADLRRRELLTTLSTSSQKSAQIVNWIMQIHADRSETEKLHAFATDGALLSGADRIALFKRRSTRDWEFCCSTGTDSSASRSSEVNGLRARLIEAQEKDEATDNLFPMGPSGSWEDATYACVVDTASEDSSYEPKILRLLADQFSMAIDQPDRKAKSRQQARSRLLKSTLTAASIVLAGLFAVSLMSMKTDLKIRVLGEIYPVVRQQIFSPETGVITEVLVEHGQHVQQGDLICQLRSDRLEVLREQTREELISTQARLAALQTISPRLNSSSTNGGLPVTVEQSELTERVSSLEEQLKLITDQIETLSIQAPFDGQVIRERLREELLGRPVQQGQFLFQLIDPESDWQVVVRIPEREVRHVLEAQTTEETVPLTYLLETSPEHEHTSEITRISNATEMDSTGNLSTRAWAPVQDEKPFERRLGAGVLGRVHCGQRTWFSVLTRGISEFWLRYSPF; from the coding sequence TTGGCTGACGTTCTTGAGTCATCCTTCGAGGAGCATGCTCAGCTTAGAGATCAGCGCCGCAGCCTCATTCCGATCATTGCGAACAACGTCTCACAAAGACTGAATACTTCGATCATTGGACTCTGGCAGGTGGAGGGCCAACGCTGCGTTCGCTTATGGCCTGTCGAATCGACTCCGGAAAGCCAGCGACTCGAAGCGGAAATCTCTCAGATTCAACCCGGAACCGCCGTCCAGGCAGTCCTTCAAAATGCATCTAAAGCTTCGGACTGCAAGATCGTTTGTGCTGCGAGTCCACTTGCGGGAGCAATGTCCGTCGTCGTCGCGCTCGATTCAAAAGGTCGAGTGATTAACGAAGCATCGGCGCTGCAACTCTCGGATCTTCTCGCGGATCTACGACGCCGGGAACTGCTCACCACGCTTTCGACGAGTTCACAGAAGTCCGCTCAAATCGTCAATTGGATTATGCAGATCCATGCCGATCGCTCGGAAACAGAAAAGCTTCATGCGTTCGCGACCGATGGAGCACTTCTCTCTGGAGCGGACCGAATCGCATTGTTCAAAAGAAGATCGACACGCGATTGGGAATTCTGCTGTTCCACAGGCACTGATTCGTCTGCATCTCGCTCATCCGAAGTCAATGGCCTGCGTGCTCGCCTGATCGAAGCACAGGAGAAAGATGAGGCAACGGACAATCTCTTTCCAATGGGCCCGTCCGGAAGTTGGGAAGACGCGACATATGCGTGCGTTGTCGACACGGCTTCGGAGGACTCGAGCTACGAACCTAAGATATTGAGACTCCTCGCTGATCAGTTTTCGATGGCGATCGATCAACCCGATCGGAAAGCAAAATCTCGCCAGCAGGCCCGTAGCAGACTTCTTAAGAGTACACTGACTGCAGCCTCAATCGTTCTCGCGGGCTTATTCGCGGTCTCTCTCATGTCGATGAAAACCGACCTCAAGATTCGAGTCCTCGGCGAGATTTATCCGGTCGTCCGACAGCAGATTTTCTCACCCGAAACAGGTGTCATCACCGAAGTTCTCGTTGAACATGGCCAGCATGTGCAACAAGGAGATCTGATCTGCCAGTTGAGAAGTGATCGTCTGGAGGTCCTTCGAGAACAAACCCGAGAGGAATTGATCTCGACGCAAGCTCGGCTCGCAGCGCTACAAACAATCTCACCGCGATTGAATTCATCATCGACTAACGGCGGCTTGCCCGTCACAGTCGAACAGTCCGAACTGACCGAACGAGTTTCTTCACTCGAAGAACAACTGAAGCTGATCACCGATCAAATTGAAACGCTAAGTATACAGGCCCCATTTGACGGACAGGTGATCCGAGAACGGTTGCGCGAAGAACTTCTTGGGCGTCCCGTTCAGCAAGGTCAGTTTCTGTTTCAATTGATTGATCCTGAATCAGACTGGCAAGTGGTCGTCCGGATTCCAGAGCGGGAAGTTCGACATGTCCTCGAAGCTCAAACCACCGAAGAGACTGTTCCGCTGACTTATCTGCTCGAGACTTCGCCCGAACACGAGCACACATCAGAGATCACTCGGATTTCCAACGCAACCGAAATGGACTCCACTGGCAATCTATCAACACGGGCATGGGCTCCGGTTCAAGATGAAAAACCGTTCGAGCGACGGCTCGGAGCGGGCGTGTTAGGCAGGGTTCACTGTGGACAGCGAACATGGTTCAGCGTGCTCACACGAGGAATCTCGGAATTCTGGTTGCGATATTCACCGTTTTAG
- a CDS encoding HlyD family efflux transporter periplasmic adaptor subunit, whose product MRQHTELKIGLQKFRIAAFGVLLAIPVAVIPAADPPADPIVATNCFVRVYEEADIPALERGAITDVLCEIGDHVSAGGVLAKLDDSEAAIEVSLSELELAIAKQRHAQSLAEEIAAAKILETEQLIEQSQTKRRIAQENANSTVAVEKAIKSRDTAQVELNRAQAARDGFSGSVSDSELDRLKYLRDQSELEIIAAREAQAIAALQIQVEEASVGTASATLKRLQHELRLAQSEHLIQELEIDKLVQQVKLAQIRQQRRMLTAPFSGVLTEQYHRLGEWLEPGEPVFHVMRLDRLLVEGYVDADQIHHSMRGIPAVVTFYESGTSQTVKGTLTYVSPKVDPVNQQVQIQVIVDNTDGRMRPGQSVEITLAPTPTIQN is encoded by the coding sequence ATGAGACAACACACTGAACTCAAAATCGGTTTACAAAAATTCAGAATCGCCGCTTTCGGCGTTCTGCTCGCGATTCCGGTTGCTGTCATCCCTGCCGCTGATCCTCCCGCAGATCCGATCGTCGCCACTAATTGTTTCGTTCGAGTTTATGAAGAAGCAGACATCCCCGCTTTGGAACGCGGGGCCATTACTGACGTCCTTTGTGAAATCGGCGATCACGTAAGTGCAGGCGGTGTTCTCGCAAAACTTGACGATTCGGAAGCTGCCATAGAAGTCAGCTTGAGCGAACTGGAACTCGCGATTGCCAAACAGCGGCACGCCCAGTCACTCGCCGAAGAAATCGCAGCTGCGAAGATTCTGGAGACGGAACAACTCATTGAACAGTCCCAGACCAAGCGACGAATTGCTCAGGAGAACGCGAACTCAACAGTGGCTGTCGAAAAGGCCATTAAGTCGAGAGACACCGCGCAGGTCGAACTGAATCGAGCACAGGCAGCACGAGACGGATTTTCCGGAAGTGTTTCTGATTCGGAACTAGACCGCCTCAAGTATCTTCGCGACCAGTCTGAACTCGAAATCATCGCAGCTCGTGAAGCTCAGGCCATCGCTGCTCTGCAGATCCAGGTCGAAGAAGCATCGGTCGGCACAGCTTCTGCCACATTAAAACGCTTGCAACACGAACTGAGACTCGCTCAATCAGAACATCTGATTCAGGAACTTGAAATCGACAAACTTGTTCAGCAGGTCAAGCTGGCTCAGATTCGACAACAACGTCGCATGCTCACTGCTCCATTCTCAGGAGTCCTGACCGAACAATATCATCGACTTGGCGAATGGCTCGAACCGGGTGAGCCTGTCTTTCACGTCATGCGGCTCGATCGATTGCTCGTCGAAGGTTACGTCGACGCGGACCAGATTCATCATTCCATGCGAGGAATTCCCGCTGTCGTCACGTTTTACGAAAGCGGAACGAGCCAAACTGTGAAGGGCACGTTGACCTATGTCAGCCCGAAAGTCGACCCGGTCAATCAGCAAGTTCAAATTCAGGTGATTGTCGACAACACCGACGGTCGCATGCGTCCGGGGCAATCTGTGGAAATCACCCTGGCACCAACCCCCACAATCCAGAATTAA
- a CDS encoding TolC family protein, translating to MPKYLKRRTRLNQYLSSKKSRAASLFRTVVLAASTAGIVGCASSPDVWDKTVCNDTCEIDQISATVDNPVPEIYPTSYSGPPVTADTLTSGEFENFRDIPLEEVFRIALENSTVIRELGGVVLINPDTVKTRFSSALAESDPRFGMEAALSAFDAQFTASAMLSDNDRLFNNSFFAGGTSAFVQDLHEYDVGLTKRSATGSQISLRNRTVYDANNAPANNFPSYWESIIEAEVRQPLLQGAGLEFNRIAGPGSVPGIYNGLLIAKVNTDIDYHEFQLAVRDFLSNVENAYWDLYFGYRLLDAQKKGMEEALRVWNIKKATAGVGIDKAPEEALARQQYFEFKSDVEDSLSGRLIQGTQTRNGSGGGTLHGQGGVLAAERRLRLLIGLPAADGNLLRPSDEPPLAEVQYDWATISQEALTQRIELRKQQLVVKKNEMELLAAENFLNPRLDAVARYRVRGLGDDLFSGGFNRGDTPASSFGNMMTGDHQEYMLGFELEVPLGYRRGHAAVDNAEFRVARARAIFKEQQRDVISNLSGAVAEAVRAHRSITNAMNQYLAAKEYLDALERRQREGLNDPVDLILDAQTRVVDAEIRLFRTRSEYAVALKNVQFEKGTLLTYANFQMVTYDQEPAPAELEQIDSMPLPVDEDVTSTFKSAPVSTDGVKQSAIIQTSATEGSPATIVTAEYQDASATIAPAAEEQVVSMSLESSPGQETSTAEAERARQTVPQAPRQSFISRLTNWK from the coding sequence ATGCCAAAATATTTGAAGCGACGGACTCGACTCAATCAATATCTCTCGTCGAAAAAGTCACGGGCTGCTTCTCTCTTTCGGACCGTTGTCCTCGCTGCTTCGACGGCTGGGATCGTTGGCTGCGCTTCCAGTCCGGACGTTTGGGACAAGACAGTCTGCAATGACACCTGCGAAATTGATCAAATTTCCGCGACCGTCGACAACCCCGTGCCTGAGATCTATCCGACGAGCTACTCAGGGCCTCCGGTGACTGCTGACACTTTGACGAGCGGAGAGTTCGAGAACTTCCGCGATATTCCTTTGGAGGAGGTGTTTCGGATTGCCCTTGAGAACTCGACAGTGATTCGAGAACTCGGTGGGGTCGTTCTGATCAACCCCGACACAGTTAAAACACGATTCTCTTCCGCGCTTGCAGAGTCTGATCCGCGATTCGGGATGGAAGCAGCGTTGAGTGCGTTTGATGCTCAATTCACAGCGTCAGCGATGTTGAGTGATAACGATCGACTCTTCAATAACTCGTTCTTCGCTGGGGGAACTTCTGCGTTCGTCCAGGACCTTCACGAGTACGATGTCGGATTGACGAAGCGATCGGCGACCGGTTCACAGATCAGTCTGCGAAACCGAACCGTTTATGATGCCAACAACGCACCCGCCAACAACTTTCCCAGCTACTGGGAATCCATCATCGAGGCAGAAGTGCGTCAGCCATTGCTTCAGGGGGCAGGGCTGGAGTTCAACCGCATTGCCGGACCAGGGTCCGTGCCGGGAATCTACAATGGTCTGTTAATTGCGAAAGTGAATACGGACATCGACTATCACGAGTTTCAGCTCGCTGTTCGCGACTTTCTGAGCAATGTCGAAAACGCCTACTGGGATTTGTATTTCGGATACCGCTTGCTTGATGCTCAGAAAAAGGGAATGGAAGAGGCGCTGCGAGTCTGGAACATCAAGAAGGCCACCGCCGGTGTCGGAATCGACAAAGCTCCGGAAGAAGCACTTGCCCGACAGCAGTACTTTGAATTCAAGTCAGATGTTGAAGACTCGCTAAGTGGTCGCTTGATTCAGGGAACACAAACTCGCAACGGGAGTGGCGGGGGAACTCTGCATGGGCAGGGCGGAGTTTTGGCTGCGGAACGGCGCTTGCGACTGTTGATCGGATTGCCAGCTGCGGATGGGAACTTGCTCCGACCGAGCGACGAACCTCCACTCGCGGAAGTTCAGTATGACTGGGCGACCATTTCTCAAGAGGCACTGACGCAGCGAATCGAGCTTCGCAAGCAACAGCTTGTCGTGAAGAAGAATGAAATGGAGCTGCTCGCTGCTGAGAACTTCCTGAATCCTCGACTGGATGCCGTGGCCCGATACCGCGTCCGAGGATTGGGAGACGATCTCTTTTCAGGCGGTTTCAACAGGGGCGATACACCAGCTTCGTCGTTTGGAAACATGATGACGGGAGATCACCAGGAATACATGCTGGGCTTCGAGCTTGAAGTTCCTCTCGGATATCGACGAGGGCATGCTGCCGTCGACAACGCTGAATTCCGGGTTGCGCGGGCTCGTGCGATTTTCAAAGAACAACAACGAGATGTTATTAGCAATCTGTCCGGAGCTGTCGCAGAAGCGGTTCGCGCCCATCGGTCAATTACGAATGCGATGAACCAGTACCTCGCTGCGAAAGAGTACCTCGACGCTCTCGAACGTCGTCAGCGAGAAGGGCTCAACGATCCGGTCGACCTGATTCTCGATGCTCAAACTCGCGTCGTCGATGCGGAGATTCGATTGTTCCGCACTCGTTCGGAGTATGCGGTGGCATTGAAGAACGTTCAGTTCGAAAAGGGAACGTTGTTAACGTACGCCAATTTTCAAATGGTCACCTACGATCAGGAACCGGCACCTGCTGAACTGGAGCAAATTGACAGCATGCCACTTCCGGTCGATGAAGACGTCACGTCGACCTTCAAGAGTGCTCCGGTTTCGACAGACGGCGTAAAACAATCAGCGATCATTCAGACGAGCGCAACCGAAGGAAGTCCCGCAACAATCGTGACAGCAGAGTATCAGGACGCTTCAGCGACGATTGCTCCCGCTGCTGAAGAGCAAGTCGTTTCGATGAGTCTCGAATCCAGCCCAGGGCAAGAGACGTCAACTGCTGAAGCAGAGAGAGCAAGGCAGACCGTGCCTCAAGCACCAAGGCAGTCGTTCATCTCGCGATTGACAAACTGGAAGTGA
- the tssK gene encoding type VI secretion system baseplate subunit TssK: MSSHSIHWGEGVFLRPQHFQLADQLQREALSMSCRWENAYHYGIHHLVIDRDSLANWRVSISECQVRLPDGTSVRMPEDSHLAAEAIPRDALPNAEARVKVYVGIREIRRGANNAEGDGPDVESRYLKRETEVADENSAGNVEQIGVRVLNPRILIGDEAARGYDAVPIMQLKLGAAAESPPEIDPDYIPPTITTESSSQISYILRSICDQLGAESQQLSQQIRDRGVAFSSGHREDLEMISRLQAVNASLGGIAHLPTSRGLHPFHVYSELCRAAGITAIFRGNRSYPQIPAYDHDNLILSFQFLFQLLSTGEKKERSYVREPFRAQGLLMMVRLNPEWLQPDWRFYIGVECDLPTANVSELLSERALGMKVGSTDDVDQIYKMGRKGVRIAPVADPPRLFPRANWHYYRVERDTVWADVERTLNLGIRFNEKFVESQIAGEDRIDVLNRDTNENKTMAFSLFAMRHVES; the protein is encoded by the coding sequence ATGAGTTCTCATTCAATTCATTGGGGTGAAGGGGTCTTCCTTCGTCCCCAGCACTTCCAGCTTGCTGATCAGCTTCAGCGCGAGGCATTGTCGATGTCTTGCCGCTGGGAGAACGCGTATCACTATGGCATTCATCATCTCGTGATTGATCGCGACTCGCTTGCTAACTGGCGTGTCTCAATTTCGGAATGCCAGGTTCGTCTGCCCGATGGAACTTCGGTTCGAATGCCGGAAGACTCCCATCTGGCTGCCGAGGCAATTCCAAGAGACGCGCTGCCGAACGCAGAAGCCCGTGTCAAAGTCTATGTCGGAATTCGTGAAATTCGACGCGGAGCCAACAATGCAGAAGGAGACGGGCCAGATGTCGAATCCCGCTATCTGAAACGAGAAACGGAAGTCGCCGACGAAAATAGCGCTGGCAACGTCGAACAAATCGGGGTGCGTGTCCTCAATCCTCGCATCTTGATTGGCGACGAAGCAGCTCGTGGTTACGACGCTGTTCCCATCATGCAATTGAAACTCGGAGCTGCTGCGGAATCACCTCCTGAAATCGATCCCGACTATATCCCCCCCACGATCACTACTGAGTCGTCTTCCCAGATTTCTTACATCCTTCGCTCGATCTGTGATCAGCTGGGAGCAGAGTCGCAGCAACTTTCGCAACAAATTCGAGATCGTGGCGTCGCCTTCTCGAGCGGACACCGTGAAGATCTGGAAATGATTTCACGGCTTCAAGCTGTGAACGCCAGCCTCGGGGGAATCGCTCATCTGCCGACAAGCCGAGGGCTGCATCCCTTCCATGTTTATTCCGAACTCTGCCGGGCAGCTGGGATCACAGCCATTTTCCGTGGGAATCGAAGCTATCCGCAAATCCCAGCCTACGATCATGACAATTTGATTCTCAGCTTTCAGTTCCTGTTCCAATTGCTGTCGACCGGCGAGAAGAAAGAGCGCTCATATGTTCGCGAGCCGTTCCGGGCTCAAGGGCTCCTCATGATGGTCCGACTCAACCCCGAGTGGCTCCAACCCGATTGGAGATTCTACATTGGCGTCGAGTGTGATCTTCCAACGGCGAATGTTTCGGAACTACTTTCCGAACGAGCTCTCGGCATGAAAGTCGGAAGCACCGACGACGTCGATCAGATCTACAAAATGGGCCGTAAGGGTGTTCGCATCGCTCCCGTGGCTGATCCTCCGCGACTCTTTCCACGAGCGAACTGGCACTATTACCGTGTCGAACGGGACACCGTCTGGGCAGATGTTGAACGCACGCTCAATCTCGGCATTCGCTTCAACGAAAAGTTCGTTGAAAGTCAAATCGCAGGCGAAGACAGAATCGATGTCTTGAACCGCGACACGAACGAGAACAAGACGATGGCGTTTTCTCTGTTCGCGATGCGTCACGTCGAATCCTGA